A single window of Nicotiana sylvestris chromosome 5, ASM39365v2, whole genome shotgun sequence DNA harbors:
- the LOC104215085 gene encoding E3 ubiquitin-protein ligase RING1-like, whose amino-acid sequence MVLDQLFDLDMALTMPEPTTSLCNDTKRKETMSVYFAQIVDEMPTVEVVDSVCTVCMEGFESSVGGKQVSCSHVFHSNCLTNWLSLHNSCPLCRLQVTGGQQTRL is encoded by the coding sequence ATGGTGTTGGATCAACTTTTCGATCTCGACATGGCTTTGACGATGCCGGAGCCTACAACTTCTCTCTGTAATGACACTAAAAGGAAAGAAACGATGAGTGTTTATTTTGCCCAAATTGTTGACGAAATGCCAACCGTTGAAGTTGTTGATAGTGTTTGTACAGTGTGCATGGAAGGCTTCGAATCAAGTGTTGGTGGCAAACAAGTATCCTGCAGCCATGTTTTCCATTCTAATTGCCTTACAAACTGGCTTTCCCTCCACAACTCTTGTCCTCTTTGCCGGCTCCAAGTCACCGGCGGCCAGCAAACGCGTCTTTAA